A genomic region of Kribbella sp. NBC_00382 contains the following coding sequences:
- a CDS encoding sensor histidine kinase yields the protein MQRLRRWYAWFVRRAPRIRDVMYVCFSLLTIVAQASSGKPGWHTGDWVVLGVGIIASLALWWRRKYPVIVTIIAVVALGSVGIFMPIGLALLTLAIRRRDLALAVLTFAAYVAYVLQNRPSSGDPWVPIFTGPFLIGAWVAVGAYIGARRDLMASLRDRAERAEAERELRATQARLGERARIAQEMHDVLAHKVSLIALHAGGLEVNPAVGPDKVESSAGLIRETARQAMEDLREVLGVLRTDLSQNGADLAPVPRAADLERLVEASRAAGVQVTSSFTLPDEVPALVGRTVYRVVQEALTNVHKHARGVHTEVLVEGAPGTGVNVRVTNVRPVAADSLLPGSGAGLVGLRERVTLSGGRLDAGPTQDGGWRVEAWLPWSDGKKENDDAAVDRGRRGIGPGRTEDDPGVR from the coding sequence ATGCAACGGTTGCGGCGCTGGTACGCCTGGTTCGTCCGGCGCGCCCCGCGCATCCGGGACGTCATGTACGTCTGCTTCAGCCTGCTGACGATCGTCGCGCAGGCGTCCTCCGGCAAGCCGGGCTGGCATACCGGCGACTGGGTGGTGCTCGGTGTCGGCATCATCGCGTCGCTCGCGCTGTGGTGGCGCCGGAAGTACCCGGTCATCGTCACCATCATCGCGGTGGTCGCGCTCGGCTCGGTCGGGATCTTCATGCCGATCGGGCTGGCCCTGCTGACGTTGGCCATCCGCCGGCGAGACCTCGCCCTGGCCGTCCTCACCTTCGCGGCGTACGTCGCCTACGTGCTCCAGAACCGCCCGTCCAGCGGTGACCCCTGGGTGCCCATCTTCACTGGCCCCTTCCTGATCGGTGCGTGGGTGGCGGTCGGCGCTTACATCGGTGCCCGGCGGGACCTGATGGCGTCATTGCGAGACCGCGCCGAGCGTGCGGAGGCGGAGCGGGAGCTGAGGGCCACGCAGGCCCGATTGGGCGAGCGAGCCCGGATCGCGCAGGAGATGCACGATGTACTGGCCCACAAGGTCTCCCTGATCGCACTGCACGCCGGTGGGCTCGAGGTGAACCCGGCCGTCGGCCCGGACAAGGTGGAGAGCTCGGCCGGCCTCATCCGCGAGACGGCCCGGCAGGCGATGGAGGACCTACGCGAGGTCCTCGGCGTACTGCGGACCGACCTGAGTCAGAACGGCGCAGACCTTGCACCGGTACCACGTGCCGCCGATCTGGAACGGCTGGTGGAGGCGTCGCGCGCGGCCGGCGTCCAGGTGACGAGCTCGTTCACCCTGCCGGACGAGGTACCGGCCCTGGTCGGGCGGACCGTCTACCGGGTCGTCCAGGAGGCACTGACCAATGTGCACAAGCATGCGCGCGGGGTCCATACCGAGGTATTGGTGGAAGGCGCGCCCGGGACCGGGGTCAATGTGCGGGTGACCAACGTCCGGCCAGTGGCGGCTGATTCACTGTTGCCCGGCTCCGGTGCGGGGCTGGTCGGGCTGCGCGAGCGCGTGACGCTTTCCGGTGGGCGTCTCGACGCCGGACCGACTCAGGACGGCGGGTGGCGGGTTGAAGCCTGGCTGCCCTGGTCCGATGGCAAGAAGGAGAACGATGACGCGGCTGTTGATCGTGGACGACGAGGCATTGGTCCGGGCCGGACTGAAGATGATCCTGGAGTCCGCTGA
- a CDS encoding response regulator transcription factor: MTRLLIVDDEALVRAGLKMILESADDLEVVAEADDGADAARMVREHKPDVVLMDIRMPRLDGLAATREVQALPDPPKVVVLTTFDLDDYVFRALQAGASGFLLKDTPPRELVQAVRVVAAGDAMLSPAVTKRLIGHFAADPRTDRQRTARERLTALTDREREVLAAVARGLSNADIGRELFMSEATVKAHVSRVLVKLDATNRVQVAILAHDAGLLDT, encoded by the coding sequence ATGACGCGGCTGTTGATCGTGGACGACGAGGCATTGGTCCGGGCCGGACTGAAGATGATCCTGGAGTCCGCTGACGATCTAGAGGTGGTCGCGGAGGCCGACGACGGTGCCGATGCGGCCAGGATGGTTCGCGAGCACAAGCCGGACGTCGTGCTGATGGACATCCGGATGCCGCGGCTGGACGGGCTGGCCGCGACCCGGGAGGTCCAAGCGCTGCCGGATCCGCCGAAGGTCGTCGTACTGACCACGTTCGACCTGGACGACTACGTGTTCCGGGCGTTGCAGGCCGGAGCCAGTGGGTTCCTGCTCAAGGACACTCCGCCGCGCGAGCTGGTCCAGGCGGTCCGAGTGGTGGCGGCCGGCGACGCGATGCTCTCGCCGGCGGTGACGAAGCGGCTGATCGGGCACTTCGCGGCGGACCCGCGGACGGACCGGCAACGGACCGCGCGGGAACGGCTGACGGCGCTCACCGATCGGGAGCGCGAAGTACTGGCGGCGGTCGCGCGCGGATTGTCGAACGCGGACATCGGCCGGGAGTTGTTCATGAGCGAGGCGACGGTGAAGGCGCACGTCTCGCGGGTGCTGGTGAAGCTCGATGCCACCAACCGGGTCCAGGTAGCGATCCTCGCCCACGACGCAGGATTGCTGGATACCTAG
- a CDS encoding C40 family peptidase, with protein sequence MPVTARRTALQGAVSQTSDASTRPTGRGLAKHRKSSKSAAAPRAAVAVLSVGLAVGGGAAISVVAPPQTASAATTAKLTAGQIRGNASIASRPLIRFRDSGKTVKYVQKTLRLRQDGWFGNGTVGALKKFQRSWGLSATGYMNKPTWGRLTWAANHGVLYGKVGTKAATTTTFRAKVLREAAKLKGTPYRYGGTSTKGFDCSGYTGYVYKKAGKKLPRTSRQQYSATKHISRSAAKPGDLVFFTSGGGGVYHVGIYAGSNMLWHSPKPGRPVSKAKIWTSSVAFGRA encoded by the coding sequence ATGCCCGTCACTGCCCGACGGACAGCACTTCAGGGTGCCGTCAGTCAGACCAGCGATGCCAGTACCCGGCCCACCGGCCGCGGGTTGGCAAAGCACCGAAAGTCCAGCAAGTCCGCGGCCGCCCCTCGGGCCGCAGTCGCCGTCCTCTCGGTCGGCCTCGCCGTCGGAGGTGGAGCCGCGATCAGCGTGGTCGCCCCTCCGCAGACCGCCTCGGCAGCAACCACCGCGAAGCTCACCGCCGGCCAGATCCGCGGTAACGCGAGCATCGCCAGTCGCCCCCTGATTCGCTTCCGCGACTCGGGCAAAACCGTCAAGTACGTCCAGAAGACGCTGCGTCTGCGTCAGGACGGCTGGTTCGGCAACGGCACCGTCGGCGCGCTGAAGAAGTTCCAGCGCTCCTGGGGTCTCAGCGCCACCGGCTATATGAACAAGCCGACCTGGGGCCGGCTGACCTGGGCCGCCAACCACGGCGTGCTCTACGGCAAGGTCGGTACCAAGGCCGCGACCACCACGACCTTCCGTGCGAAGGTTCTGCGCGAGGCCGCGAAGCTCAAGGGCACCCCGTACCGCTACGGCGGCACGTCGACCAAGGGCTTCGACTGCTCCGGCTACACCGGCTACGTCTACAAGAAGGCCGGCAAGAAGCTGCCCCGTACGTCGCGTCAGCAGTACAGCGCGACCAAGCACATCAGCCGCTCGGCCGCGAAGCCGGGTGACCTGGTGTTCTTCACCAGTGGTGGTGGCGGCGTTTACCACGTCGGCATCTACGCCGGTTCGAACATGCTGTGGCACTCGCCGAAGCCGGGCCGTCCGGTCTCCAAGGCGAAGATCTGGACCAGCAGCGTGGCCTTCGGCCGCGCCTGA